From a region of the Triticum aestivum cultivar Chinese Spring chromosome 7D, IWGSC CS RefSeq v2.1, whole genome shotgun sequence genome:
- the LOC123165431 gene encoding GDSL esterase/lipase At5g45910 has product MEHRGLLLVLAAALCLAGAADARHAKKSYQAVFSFGDSLSDAGNLIVDGIPKALTTARAPYGMTFFGRPTGRCSNGRVVVDFLAEHFGLPLPPASQAHGKDFKKGANFAITGATALEYSFFKAHGIDQRIWNTGSINTQIGWLQKMKPSLCKSEKECKDYFSKSLFVVGEFGGNDYNAPLFSGVAFSDVKTYVPLVAKAIANGVEKLIELGATDLLVPGILPIGCFPLYLTLYNSSKKSDYNARTGCLRRYNRLAFHHNRELKQQLDQLQKKYPKTKIMYGDYFKAAMQFVVSPGKFGFSTAVQACCGAGGSGAYNFNLKKKCGEAGASVCSNPSAYVSWDGIHMTEAAYRMVANGWLNGPYASPPIMK; this is encoded by the exons ATGGAGCATCGGGGCCTGCTTCTCGTCCTCGCCGCCGCGCTGTGCCTCGCGGGCGCCGCCGACGCCAGGCACGCCAAGAAGTCGTACCAGGCCGTCTTCAGCTTCGGGGACTCGCTCTCCGACGCCGGCAACCTCATCGTCGACGGCATCCCCAAGGCCCTCACCACCGCGCGCGCGCCCTACGGCATGACCTTCTTCGGCCGCCCCACCGGCCGCTGCTCCAACGGCCGCGTCGTCGTCGACTTCCTCG CCGAGCATTTCGggctgccgctgccgccggcgtCGCAGGCGCATGGCAAGGACTTCAAGAAGGGGGCCAACTTCGCCATCACCGGCGCCACGGCGCTGGAGTACTCCTTCTTCAAGGCGCATGGCATCGACCAGCGCATTTGGAACACCGGCTCCATCAACACCCAGATCGGCTGGCTCCAGAAGATGAAGCCGTCGCTTTGCAAGTCGGAGAAAG AGTGCAAGGACTACTTCAGCAAGTCCCTGTTTGTGGTGGGAGAGTTTGGGGGGAACGACTACAACGCTCCTCTCTTCTCCGGCGTCGCCTTCTCCGATGTGAAGACCTACGTGCCGCTGGTCGCCAAAGCCATCGCCAACGGCGTCGAG AAATTGATCGAGCTTGGCGCGACAGACCTGTTGGTGCCTGGAATTCTTCCGATCGGGTGCTTCCCATTGTACCTGACTCTCtacaacagcagcaagaagtcggACTACAACGCGCGCACCGGGTGCCTCCGGAGATACAACCGCCTGGCCTTCCACCACAACAGAGAGCTCAAGCAGCAGCTTGACCAGCTTCAGAAGAAGTACCCAAAGACGAAAATCATGTACGGCGATTACTTCAAAGCTGCAATGCAGTTTGTCGTCAGCCCCGGGAAATTCG GTTTCAGCACGGCAGTGCAGGCATGCTGCGGCGCCGGAGGGTCGGGCGCCTACAACTTCAACCTGAAGAAGAAGTGCGGCGAGGCGGGCGCGAGCGTGTGCTCCAACCCGTCGGCGTACGTGAGCTGGGACGGCATCCACATGACCGAGGCCGCCTACCGCATGGTCGCCAACGGCTGGCTGAATGGCCCCTATGCCTCTCCCCCGATCATGAAGTGA